A portion of the Chondrinema litorale genome contains these proteins:
- a CDS encoding RNA polymerase sigma factor: MKDEQLIERCKRGDSQAQHVLYNRYADRLFRLCFRYVKNELDAEDVLVKGFMKVFSKIDLFEYRGKGSLEGWMKRVMINECLMLLRKQNNFNLVHDSEARLVETEARADSQLAAEDIFALVLQLPTGYRTVFNLYAIEGYSHKEIADQLGISENTSKSQLSKARAALRTLLAKNGIYDER; this comes from the coding sequence TTGAAAGACGAACAGCTAATAGAACGCTGTAAGAGAGGCGATAGCCAAGCACAACATGTGCTCTATAATCGCTATGCTGACAGGTTATTTCGGTTATGTTTCAGGTATGTAAAAAATGAGCTTGATGCAGAAGATGTACTAGTTAAAGGTTTTATGAAAGTATTCAGCAAGATTGATTTGTTTGAATACAGAGGCAAAGGCAGTCTTGAAGGTTGGATGAAGCGAGTGATGATTAATGAGTGTTTGATGCTTTTAAGAAAACAGAATAATTTTAACTTGGTACACGATTCTGAAGCTCGTTTAGTTGAAACAGAAGCAAGAGCCGATTCACAACTGGCAGCAGAAGATATCTTTGCGTTAGTTTTACAACTTCCCACAGGTTATCGAACAGTTTTTAACTTATATGCAATCGAAGGTTACAGCCACAAAGAAATAGCCGATCAATTAGGCATTAGTGAAAATACTTCAAAATCGCAGCTTAGTAAAGCAAGAGCTGCTCTAAGAACTTTATTGGCAAAAAACGGAATTTACGATGAAAGATGA
- a CDS encoding PAS domain S-box protein, with product MKLSARLYFLFLFFILLSIASFFTYRIKLNQLQKIEHLYLLVQKQQLLCELINRGTENFIFNKSSYTAEKVKDDMLSLQQNMIALRNSVEISLIEDNLIKEIDHNWSFTVKHILNIISDSKAYQKQELREITLLTDRIKTDFKLITGSLQTKQLRLKSEIKFTNYIVFILFLITGIGGIVLIYFAVQKPLIKISTIAKNIALGDLTYQTKFNSKDELGSIGNALNQTINRQLEIREIARKLGEGDFNIDYKIQGENDSIGKSLIEMKDKIQTFFENDRKRNWLNTGLASFSELLQKWNNNLEVLSEKIIIQLAEFLNANQGAIFIINEEDDETPFMELKAAYAWNKKKHLNKRIKIGEGLLGQVATEGESKYITEIPEDYINITSGMGAAKPRSILMVPLKFNDVIEGIIELAFFQKVEKHEIEFVEKLAENVASAVHTINANSNTHKLLKESIELTDQMSHQEELMRNNMIELQATQDKIQQKEAELSGLFVSINNTLATVEYNMDGSIEKVNKNLLKILGYNYRDLKGKTDHFFILNGKDDRFWRDLNIGKSKSGDFEWKTKNDQSVWLNSTYTPITDKRGKPYKVLQFSQDITAKKHAEIEAYRLSLVADNTDNSVIITDKYGRIEYANKGFERLTGYTLREVAGKKPGSVLQGPETNQITIDSIRKSIRRQEPSYNEILNYDKNGKSYWVSIAINPVFNKMGQLDKFISIQANITKIKREALDQSYKMKAIGNSNIIVEFDLSGKPISANKKYLEIMEFSFHEISEVPLEYSFNNNTEQSSFNTFWKTLLQVKFTECDFKQKSSSGKWIWFRGSFNVVHDLTGEPIKVLKIAQDITHEKELEIAAQIQSQQLEDYTKELESFQETLSKKLQEARAEMKMQMDEIENEKIKNVSILESCIDAVITFNQLGFIEFFNVSAEKLFIQERINVIGSTIDQLLPLTVKNENQDFLIYNTKTDKPIPVNKKFPISLTINQKIISTNIAVNKIKIGKYYFFTIFLHI from the coding sequence ATGAAGTTATCAGCACGATTATATTTTTTATTCCTGTTTTTTATTCTGTTGAGCATTGCCAGCTTTTTCACTTATCGTATTAAGCTTAACCAACTTCAGAAAATAGAACATCTTTATCTGCTTGTTCAAAAGCAACAGCTACTCTGCGAACTTATCAACAGAGGAACAGAAAACTTTATATTTAATAAAAGCAGTTATACAGCAGAAAAGGTAAAAGATGATATGCTATCTCTACAACAAAACATGATAGCATTAAGAAACTCTGTAGAAATCTCTTTAATAGAAGATAACCTAATTAAAGAAATTGATCATAATTGGAGTTTTACTGTAAAACACATTCTTAACATCATTAGCGACTCAAAAGCTTATCAAAAACAAGAGTTAAGGGAGATTACACTTCTTACAGATCGAATTAAGACTGACTTTAAGCTTATTACTGGAAGCTTACAAACAAAACAGCTTAGGTTAAAATCAGAAATAAAATTCACTAATTACATTGTATTCATACTCTTTTTAATAACCGGAATTGGAGGAATTGTTTTAATATACTTTGCTGTTCAAAAACCATTAATAAAGATTTCAACCATTGCCAAAAATATTGCTTTGGGCGACCTTACTTATCAAACTAAATTTAATTCTAAAGATGAGTTAGGCAGTATAGGTAATGCATTAAACCAAACCATTAACAGACAATTAGAAATTAGAGAAATAGCCAGAAAACTTGGCGAAGGAGATTTTAATATCGATTATAAGATACAAGGAGAAAATGATTCTATCGGAAAGTCGCTAATCGAAATGAAAGATAAAATTCAGACTTTCTTTGAAAATGATAGAAAGCGAAACTGGCTAAATACTGGCTTGGCTAGTTTCTCAGAACTCTTACAGAAATGGAACAACAATCTAGAAGTGCTATCTGAAAAGATAATTATACAACTTGCTGAGTTTCTAAATGCAAACCAGGGTGCTATTTTTATTATTAATGAAGAAGATGATGAAACTCCGTTCATGGAATTAAAAGCTGCATATGCTTGGAACAAAAAGAAACATTTAAATAAGCGAATAAAGATTGGAGAAGGTTTATTAGGACAAGTCGCTACTGAGGGAGAATCTAAATACATTACAGAAATTCCTGAAGATTATATCAACATCACTTCTGGAATGGGTGCTGCAAAGCCACGTAGCATTTTAATGGTTCCGCTTAAGTTTAACGATGTAATAGAAGGCATAATCGAGCTTGCTTTTTTCCAAAAAGTTGAAAAGCACGAAATTGAATTTGTTGAAAAACTTGCTGAAAATGTAGCATCGGCAGTACACACCATTAATGCTAACAGTAACACACATAAACTCTTAAAAGAATCTATAGAGCTTACAGATCAAATGTCTCATCAGGAAGAATTGATGAGAAATAATATGATTGAGTTACAAGCTACCCAAGATAAAATTCAACAAAAAGAAGCAGAATTAAGTGGCCTATTTGTATCAATAAATAATACATTAGCTACCGTAGAATACAACATGGACGGTTCCATTGAAAAAGTTAATAAAAACTTGCTAAAAATACTTGGCTATAACTATAGAGACTTAAAAGGTAAAACCGATCATTTTTTTATTTTAAATGGAAAAGACGATAGATTCTGGAGAGATTTAAATATTGGAAAATCTAAATCTGGCGATTTTGAGTGGAAAACAAAAAATGATCAATCTGTTTGGCTCAACTCAACTTACACACCAATTACCGATAAAAGAGGCAAACCCTACAAAGTCTTACAATTCTCTCAAGATATTACTGCAAAAAAACATGCTGAAATTGAAGCCTACAGATTATCACTTGTTGCTGATAATACAGATAACTCTGTAATTATTACCGATAAATATGGGAGAATTGAGTATGCAAATAAAGGTTTCGAAAGGTTAACTGGTTACACACTTAGAGAGGTTGCTGGCAAAAAACCGGGAAGTGTTTTGCAAGGGCCAGAAACTAACCAGATTACCATTGACAGTATAAGAAAAAGCATTCGTAGACAAGAGCCTTCTTACAACGAAATATTAAACTACGACAAAAATGGAAAGAGTTACTGGGTTTCGATTGCCATTAACCCGGTATTTAACAAAATGGGGCAACTTGATAAATTCATTTCTATTCAAGCCAATATCACTAAAATTAAAAGAGAAGCACTCGACCAATCTTATAAAATGAAAGCAATTGGCAATAGTAACATTATTGTTGAATTTGATCTTTCAGGAAAACCAATTAGCGCTAATAAAAAGTATCTGGAAATTATGGAATTCTCTTTTCATGAAATTTCTGAGGTTCCTTTAGAATATAGTTTTAATAATAATACTGAGCAAAGCTCTTTCAACACGTTTTGGAAAACATTACTACAAGTAAAATTTACTGAGTGCGACTTTAAGCAAAAATCTAGTTCTGGCAAATGGATATGGTTTAGGGGTAGTTTTAATGTGGTGCATGACCTTACCGGCGAACCAATAAAAGTGCTGAAAATTGCACAGGATATCACACACGAAAAAGAATTGGAGATTGCGGCACAAATTCAATCACAACAATTAGAAGATTACACCAAAGAATTAGAATCTTTTCAGGAAACACTAAGCAAGAAACTGCAAGAAGCCAGAGCAGAGATGAAAATGCAAATGGATGAAATTGAAAATGAGAAAATAAAAAATGTTTCAATTTTAGAAAGTTGCATTGATGCTGTAATTACTTTTAACCAATTAGGTTTTATTGAATTTTTTAATGTTTCGGCAGAAAAGTTATTTATTCAGGAAAGAATAAATGTTATTGGTTCAACAATCGACCAGTTATTACCGCTCACTGTAAAAAATGAAAACCAAGATTTTTTAATCTACAATACTAAAACCGATAAACCTATACCTGTAAATAAAAAATTTCCTATCTCGCTTACAATCAATCAGAAAATAATAAGTACTAATATTGCTGTAAATAAGATTAAAATTGGAAAATATTACTTCTTTACCATCTTTTTACACATATAA
- a CDS encoding phage holin family protein, which yields MIIKLLLSSIAIFAAAYLLEGVTVKNFGHAILTAILLALASVTIKPVLVFFTLPITIITLGLFYFVINVIILMIIDAILSGLKIKNFWWAAAFSLLISIFTTILNWIF from the coding sequence ATGATCATTAAATTGCTATTAAGCTCTATAGCTATATTTGCTGCAGCTTATTTACTAGAGGGTGTAACTGTAAAAAACTTTGGACACGCTATTTTAACAGCTATTTTATTAGCTCTTGCTAGTGTCACTATTAAACCGGTTTTGGTATTCTTTACTTTACCAATTACCATTATCACATTAGGGCTATTTTACTTTGTGATTAATGTAATCATCCTAATGATAATTGATGCGATATTATCTGGTCTTAAAATAAAGAATTTCTGGTGGGCAGCTGCATTCAGTCTTCTTATTAGTATTTTCACAACTATTTTAAACTGGATATTCTAA
- a CDS encoding DUF4178 domain-containing protein, producing MNDFQLSDYRNNLSSSVSFQIQQLPEPARKEFLFSYNEEKKDLAIAYIFHFLFGAAYAYQGKWVKQILFWATGFGFGIGWLINILRMPSSIRKVNHKIADKILGNIYRRYTFKQNTRPQDAVDYVSRRARMAENSLQNAKPRNIKPTYDPVHISVENLERGFMVDYQFNTWDVVSEMQIDWEKSGSDRCFKLVHDTHSILINVKRESGQLTVIHYDVISLFSIDSRLEAEINLRNKPSNVIKYKDIPFYRESTKSGLFFNMSAMAQAKKVMVWEYYDDSRQNIIRIEKHGRENIKTLLGKIVSPMEFSDILPKQ from the coding sequence ATGAACGATTTTCAACTGTCAGATTATAGAAACAACCTTTCTTCTTCTGTTTCATTTCAAATACAGCAATTACCCGAACCTGCAAGAAAAGAATTTCTATTTTCTTATAATGAAGAAAAAAAAGATCTGGCTATAGCTTATATTTTTCATTTCTTATTTGGAGCTGCTTATGCCTATCAGGGCAAATGGGTTAAACAAATTTTATTTTGGGCAACTGGTTTTGGCTTTGGCATAGGTTGGTTAATAAATATTCTGAGAATGCCATCTTCAATTAGGAAAGTAAACCATAAAATTGCAGACAAGATTCTTGGTAATATATACAGAAGATACACATTTAAGCAAAATACAAGACCGCAAGATGCTGTAGATTATGTTTCGAGAAGAGCACGAATGGCAGAAAATTCATTACAAAATGCCAAACCTAGAAACATTAAACCTACTTACGACCCGGTTCACATTTCAGTAGAAAATCTGGAAAGAGGCTTTATGGTAGACTACCAATTTAATACTTGGGATGTAGTAAGCGAAATGCAAATAGATTGGGAGAAATCTGGTAGCGATCGTTGCTTTAAACTTGTGCATGATACACATTCAATCTTAATTAATGTAAAAAGAGAAAGTGGCCAACTAACTGTGATCCACTACGATGTAATTAGCTTATTTTCTATTGATAGTAGACTCGAAGCTGAAATAAATTTAAGGAATAAACCAAGTAATGTAATTAAGTACAAAGACATTCCTTTTTACAGAGAGAGTACAAAGAGTGGTTTGTTTTTTAATATGTCTGCAATGGCACAAGCCAAAAAAGTTATGGTTTGGGAATACTACGACGATAGCAGACAAAACATTATCAGAATTGAAAAGCACGGTAGAGAAAACATTAAAACCTTATTAGGTAAAATTGTTTCTCCTATGGAGTTTTCTGATATTCTTCCTAAACAATAA